One window from the genome of Pseudonocardia hierapolitana encodes:
- a CDS encoding AfsR/SARP family transcriptional regulator, with protein MSSPVPSTRVQLCGAFAVEIDGQRVDRRLPGKQGRLLFAYLTLFRLQPVSRDRLVDVLWGSSAPAGAGGALSVLVSKMRAAVGHGVLTGRTELSLALPEPARVDVEDAVAALHSAESAIALQDWRRAWTPALTAQLVARRRFLPETDAPWTETWRGKLADVHVRALECYATACLRLGGTELPGAERAARELVDAAPLRETGHLLLMEVLAARGNVAEAIAVYQRLRTELREQLGVDPCQAVQDGYLQLLG; from the coding sequence ATGTCGAGCCCCGTCCCCTCCACGAGGGTTCAGCTGTGCGGGGCGTTTGCCGTGGAGATCGACGGGCAGCGCGTCGACCGGCGCCTCCCGGGCAAGCAGGGCCGGCTCCTGTTCGCCTACCTGACCCTGTTCCGGCTTCAACCGGTGTCCCGTGACCGGCTCGTCGACGTCCTCTGGGGCAGCTCCGCACCCGCAGGCGCAGGCGGCGCACTGAGCGTTCTCGTCTCGAAGATGCGTGCGGCGGTCGGCCACGGCGTGCTCACGGGCCGCACGGAGCTGTCCTTGGCGCTGCCGGAACCGGCGCGGGTCGACGTCGAGGACGCGGTGGCGGCGCTGCACTCGGCCGAGTCGGCGATCGCGTTGCAGGACTGGCGGCGGGCCTGGACGCCGGCGTTGACCGCCCAGCTGGTGGCCCGTCGACGGTTCCTGCCGGAAACCGACGCGCCGTGGACCGAGACGTGGCGCGGCAAGCTCGCCGACGTGCACGTCCGCGCCCTGGAGTGCTACGCCACGGCGTGTCTGCGGCTGGGTGGCACGGAGCTCCCCGGAGCGGAGCGGGCGGCGCGGGAGCTCGTGGACGCCGCACCGCTGCGCGAGACCGGGCACCTGCTGCTGATGGAGGTGCTCGCGGCGAGGGGCAACGTCGCCGAGGCGATCGCGGTGTACCAGCGCCTCCGCACCGAGTTGCGTGAGCAACTCGGCGTCGACCCGTGCCAGGCCGTGCAGGACGGCTACCTCCAGCTGCTCGGCTAG
- a CDS encoding class I SAM-dependent methyltransferase, with amino-acid sequence MTTVTEEQIDELLGRFVTDLGATISAGNVLIGDKLGFYRALAEAGPLTPRELAVYTDTAERYVREWLPGQAAGGYIRFDESTGQYSLTEAQALAFADPAGLVLPGAFQLAVACLADEPAILDAFRTGRGVAWGDHHPDVFTGCERFFRPGYVANLVTSWIPAIPGLPQQLEAGLRVADVGCGLGPSTRILAGTYPASTVRGFDAHPASIELAREAAAEAGLAERCDFAVARAQDFPGTGYGLVTTFDCLHDMGDPVGAARHIRDALAEDGIWLIVEPFAEDSVAENLNPVGRVYYSFSTFLCVPHAISEGADDALGNQAGEAPVRSIVEAAGFRTFRRAAQTPFNIVYEARA; translated from the coding sequence ATGACCACCGTGACCGAAGAGCAGATCGACGAGCTGCTCGGCCGATTCGTCACCGACCTCGGCGCGACCATCTCGGCTGGCAACGTGCTGATCGGGGACAAGCTCGGCTTCTATCGCGCCCTGGCAGAAGCAGGCCCTCTCACCCCGCGCGAACTGGCGGTCTACACCGACACCGCCGAGCGGTACGTCCGGGAGTGGCTGCCCGGGCAGGCTGCCGGGGGCTACATCCGTTTCGACGAGAGCACGGGCCAGTACTCCCTGACCGAGGCGCAGGCGCTGGCCTTCGCCGACCCGGCCGGGCTGGTGCTGCCCGGTGCGTTCCAGCTCGCCGTGGCCTGTCTGGCCGACGAGCCGGCGATCCTGGACGCGTTCCGGACCGGCCGGGGTGTCGCCTGGGGAGACCACCATCCGGACGTCTTCACCGGCTGCGAGCGCTTCTTCCGCCCCGGCTACGTCGCGAACCTCGTGACCTCGTGGATCCCGGCGATCCCGGGACTCCCGCAGCAGCTGGAGGCCGGTCTCCGCGTGGCCGACGTCGGGTGCGGGCTCGGGCCGTCGACGCGCATCCTGGCCGGCACCTACCCCGCGTCGACCGTGCGCGGGTTCGACGCGCACCCGGCTTCGATCGAGCTCGCGCGCGAGGCGGCCGCCGAGGCGGGCCTCGCCGAGCGCTGCGACTTCGCGGTGGCCCGCGCGCAGGACTTCCCCGGAACGGGCTACGGGCTGGTGACGACGTTCGACTGCCTGCACGACATGGGTGACCCCGTGGGCGCGGCGCGCCACATCCGTGACGCCCTCGCCGAGGACGGCATCTGGCTGATCGTGGAGCCCTTCGCGGAAGACTCGGTGGCGGAGAACCTGAACCCGGTGGGCCGGGTGTACTACTCGTTCTCGACCTTCCTGTGCGTACCGCACGCGATCTCCGAAGGCGCCGACGACGCGCTCGGCAACCAGGCAGGCGAAGCCCCCGTCCGGTCGATCGTGGAGGCGGCGGGGTTCCGCACCTTCCGCCGGGCGGCACAGACGCCGTTCAACATCGTCTACGAAGCCCGTGCGTGA
- a CDS encoding helix-turn-helix domain-containing protein: protein MSSALAEVGPRVRRMRTQRDITLTALAEATGISKSTLSRLESGGRRPSLELLLPIAVALQVPVDELIGTLRVADPRVHTSPRRVDGRTVLPLTRHPGPLQAFKLTIPATQTEPRLVTHDGYEWLYVMSGRLRLRLAEHDLVLGPGEAAEFDTRVPHWFGSAGGGPVEILSLFGRQGERMHVRARSRR, encoded by the coding sequence ATCAGCAGCGCGCTCGCCGAGGTCGGGCCTCGGGTGCGAAGGATGCGCACGCAGCGCGACATCACCCTCACCGCGCTCGCCGAGGCCACCGGCATCTCCAAGAGCACGCTCTCGCGGCTCGAGTCCGGTGGACGACGACCGAGCCTCGAGCTCCTGCTGCCGATCGCGGTGGCGCTGCAGGTGCCGGTCGACGAGCTGATCGGCACGCTGCGGGTCGCCGACCCGCGGGTGCACACCAGCCCTCGCCGCGTGGACGGGCGCACGGTGCTCCCGCTGACCCGCCACCCCGGCCCGCTGCAGGCGTTCAAGCTGACCATCCCGGCGACGCAGACCGAACCGCGGCTCGTGACGCACGACGGGTACGAGTGGCTCTACGTCATGTCCGGCCGGCTGCGGCTCCGGCTGGCCGAGCACGACCTCGTCCTCGGCCCCGGCGAGGCGGCCGAGTTCGACACCCGCGTGCCGCACTGGTTCGGCAGCGCGGGCGGCGGCCCCGTCGAGATCCTCAGCCTCTTCGGCCGCCAGGGCGAGCGCATGCACGTCCGCGCCCGCTCCCGCCGGTGA
- a CDS encoding NAD(P)/FAD-dependent oxidoreductase, producing MDEQFDVVVVGGGAAGLNAALVLARARRRVAVVDAGDPRNAPAAHMHGFLSRDGMPPAQLLEVGRAEVAAYGGELVADRVARIDEGFTVHLAGGRALRARRVLVATGLRDELPDIPGLWERWARDVLHCPFCHGYEVRDRPLGVLGTLHLGLLLPQWSGDVVFFPHRTALSADEREQLVARGVHIADGEVTGLVVDGDALRGVELAGERVVPRAALFVGPRFVPRDELLAGLGCATDADGRVRTDPTGRTSVPGVWAAGNVVDPRAQVVTAAGMGSAAAIALNADLVQEEVQRAVATHRGETEAAGAAGPAT from the coding sequence ATGGACGAGCAGTTCGACGTGGTGGTGGTGGGTGGCGGCGCGGCCGGGCTGAACGCGGCCCTGGTGCTGGCGCGGGCCCGCAGGCGGGTGGCCGTTGTCGACGCGGGGGACCCGCGCAACGCACCGGCCGCCCACATGCACGGCTTCCTCTCCCGTGACGGCATGCCCCCGGCCCAGCTGCTGGAGGTGGGGCGGGCCGAGGTCGCGGCCTACGGCGGGGAGCTCGTCGCGGACCGGGTCGCGCGGATCGACGAGGGTTTCACCGTGCACCTGGCCGGCGGCCGTGCGCTCCGCGCCCGCCGCGTGCTCGTGGCCACCGGCCTGCGCGACGAGCTCCCCGACATCCCCGGCCTGTGGGAGCGGTGGGCCCGCGACGTGCTGCACTGCCCGTTCTGCCACGGCTACGAGGTGCGCGACCGGCCCCTCGGCGTCCTGGGCACGCTGCACCTCGGGCTCCTGCTGCCGCAATGGTCGGGCGACGTGGTGTTCTTCCCGCACCGGACCGCGCTCTCGGCCGACGAGCGCGAGCAGCTCGTCGCGCGCGGAGTGCACATCGCCGACGGCGAGGTCACCGGACTCGTGGTGGACGGTGACGCCCTGAGAGGGGTCGAGCTGGCCGGGGAGCGGGTCGTCCCGCGGGCGGCGCTCTTCGTCGGGCCGCGGTTCGTCCCCCGTGACGAGCTGCTGGCCGGGCTGGGCTGCGCGACGGATGCGGACGGCCGGGTCCGCACCGACCCGACCGGCCGCACGAGCGTTCCCGGTGTGTGGGCTGCCGGAAACGTCGTGGATCCCCGCGCCCAGGTCGTGACGGCGGCCGGGATGGGATCGGCCGCCGCCATCGCGCTGAACGCCGACCTCGTGCAGGAGGAGGTGCAGCGCGCGGTCGCGACGCACCGGGGGGAGACGGAGGCGGCCGGGGCGGCGGGCCCTGCCACCTGA
- a CDS encoding ABC-F family ATP-binding cassette domain-containing protein produces MSIVCSHLSFSWPDDTPVFQDLSFTAGGGRTGLVAPNGAGKSTLLKLIAGQLRPTGGSVTVDGALGYLPQELPFAADLTVAEVLGIAPVLAALHAVEAGDASEEHFTTIGADWDVEERTRAQLDRLGLGDVALDRRLGTLSGGQVVSLGLAGQLLKRPDVLLLDEPTNNLDLDARSALYDVLDDWGGCLLLVSHDRALLDRMDRIAELDRGDVRFFGGNFTAYTEAVTAEQEVAERNVRNAEQEVKREKREMQQARERAARRASTAARNIKDAGLPKILAGARQRRAQESAGKADGTHSARVGAARARLDEASQALRDEQKIVLELPDTRVPAGRTVFVGEGIRVRDLFAGSGVDLDIRGPERIALTGPNGAGKSTLLRVIQGELLPDAGTTTRADGRIAYLSQRLDLLDPDRTVVESLTAAAPAMPPSRRMHLLARFLFRGARIHLPIGALSGGERLRATLACVLFAEPAPQLLLLDEPTNNLDLVSVGQLEGALAAYEGAFVVVSHDERFLAEIGVNRRLRLADGRLRETAPPDGA; encoded by the coding sequence ATGTCGATCGTCTGTTCCCACCTGTCCTTCTCCTGGCCCGACGACACGCCGGTGTTCCAGGACCTGTCCTTCACCGCCGGCGGCGGCCGTACGGGCCTCGTCGCGCCGAACGGCGCCGGGAAGAGCACGCTGCTCAAGCTGATCGCCGGGCAGCTGCGGCCCACCGGCGGGTCGGTCACCGTCGATGGCGCACTCGGGTACCTCCCGCAGGAGCTGCCGTTCGCCGCCGATCTGACCGTGGCCGAGGTGCTCGGGATCGCTCCCGTGCTTGCGGCGCTGCACGCCGTCGAGGCCGGCGACGCGAGCGAGGAGCACTTCACGACGATCGGTGCTGACTGGGACGTCGAGGAGCGCACCCGCGCCCAGCTCGACCGGCTCGGGCTCGGCGACGTCGCGCTCGACAGGCGGCTCGGCACCCTCAGCGGCGGCCAGGTCGTCTCCCTCGGACTGGCCGGTCAGCTGCTGAAGCGGCCCGACGTCCTGCTGCTCGACGAGCCGACCAACAACCTCGACCTCGACGCCCGCAGCGCCCTCTACGACGTGCTCGACGACTGGGGCGGATGCCTGCTGCTGGTCAGCCACGACCGCGCCCTGCTCGACCGGATGGACCGCATCGCCGAGCTCGACCGGGGCGACGTCCGCTTCTTCGGCGGCAACTTCACCGCGTACACCGAGGCCGTGACCGCGGAGCAGGAGGTCGCCGAGCGGAACGTGCGCAACGCCGAGCAGGAGGTCAAACGCGAGAAGCGGGAGATGCAGCAGGCCCGGGAGCGGGCCGCGCGCCGGGCGAGCACCGCCGCGCGCAACATCAAGGACGCGGGCCTGCCCAAGATCCTCGCCGGAGCGCGGCAGCGGCGTGCTCAGGAGTCGGCGGGCAAGGCGGACGGCACCCACTCCGCGCGCGTCGGGGCGGCCCGCGCCCGGCTCGACGAGGCGAGCCAAGCGCTGCGCGACGAGCAGAAGATCGTGCTGGAGCTGCCCGACACCCGCGTGCCTGCCGGGCGCACCGTGTTCGTCGGCGAGGGCATCCGCGTGCGGGACCTCTTCGCGGGGAGCGGCGTCGACCTCGACATCCGTGGCCCCGAGCGCATCGCACTGACCGGCCCCAACGGGGCGGGCAAGTCCACGCTGCTGCGGGTGATCCAGGGCGAGCTGCTCCCCGACGCCGGCACGACCACCCGCGCCGACGGCCGCATCGCCTACCTGTCCCAGCGACTGGACCTGCTGGACCCGGACCGCACCGTCGTGGAGAGCCTGACCGCTGCCGCCCCGGCGATGCCCCCGTCGCGGCGGATGCACCTGCTCGCCCGGTTCCTCTTCCGCGGCGCGCGCATCCACCTGCCGATCGGTGCGCTGTCGGGCGGCGAGCGCCTGCGCGCCACCCTCGCCTGCGTCCTCTTCGCCGAGCCGGCACCCCAGCTCCTCCTCCTGGACGAACCGACGAACAACCTCGACCTGGTCAGCGTCGGTCAGCTGGAGGGCGCGCTCGCCGCGTACGAGGGCGCGTTCGTCGTGGTGAGCCACGACGAGCGCTTCCTCGCGGAGATCGGGGTGAACCGCCGGCTGCGGCTCGCGGACGGCCGGCTGCGCGAGACGGCTCCACCCGACGGCGCCTGA
- a CDS encoding PASTA domain-containing protein — MSEREDKVLVPALVGLDVSDAHELAFEARVVVVAADPDEPLPATGVIIAQAPAAGTRVAPAHPVAVAVETGGGGGGGGGRRLTTPPPGPRDPSGMKTPV, encoded by the coding sequence GTGAGCGAGCGGGAGGACAAGGTCCTGGTACCGGCGCTGGTCGGCCTGGACGTGAGCGACGCGCACGAGCTCGCGTTCGAGGCGCGGGTCGTCGTGGTCGCGGCCGACCCCGACGAGCCCCTCCCGGCCACCGGCGTCATCATCGCGCAGGCGCCCGCCGCAGGCACGAGGGTCGCTCCGGCCCACCCGGTCGCCGTCGCCGTCGAGACGGGAGGCGGCGGGGGCGGTGGCGGGGGCCGCCGACTCACGACACCCCCGCCCGGGCCGCGCGATCCGTCCGGCATGAAGACGCCCGTGTGA
- a CDS encoding epoxide hydrolase family protein, whose amino-acid sequence MTFGDEISPFRIDVPQAALDELAAKLDATRWPAPLPGDGWDTGVPTAWLRALADHWRSGYDWRAAEKELNAIPQFSTTIDGQNIHFLHVRSAEPDALPLVLTHGWPGSIVEFLDLIGPLTDPVSHGGDPADAFHVVIPALPGFGFSGPVTDTGWTTNRIARAWAELMRRLGYERFAAQGGDIGSGVSAELGRVAPDRVIGVHVNGSADNLPPLPMPDEERASLTDLERDRVARVEAFMREEFGYIAIQSTRPQTMGYGLVDSPVALLAWIMDKFREWTHPRHVLPDEIVDRDRLLTNVMLYWLTGTAGSAAYVGYAQGGDWEPRANSGVPTGVIVFAHDIGIRRYSEQSATIVRWTDVDRGGHFAALEEPELLVADVRDFFRSLR is encoded by the coding sequence ATGACCTTCGGCGACGAGATCAGCCCCTTCCGCATCGACGTCCCGCAGGCAGCTCTGGACGAGCTCGCCGCGAAGCTCGACGCCACCCGCTGGCCGGCCCCGCTCCCCGGCGACGGTTGGGACACCGGCGTGCCGACGGCGTGGCTGCGCGCACTGGCGGACCACTGGCGCTCCGGTTACGACTGGCGCGCGGCCGAGAAGGAGCTGAACGCGATCCCGCAGTTCAGCACCACGATCGACGGGCAGAACATCCACTTCCTGCACGTGCGGTCGGCCGAGCCCGACGCGCTGCCGCTGGTCCTCACCCACGGCTGGCCCGGGTCGATCGTGGAGTTCCTCGACCTGATCGGCCCGCTCACCGACCCCGTGTCGCACGGCGGCGACCCGGCCGACGCGTTCCACGTGGTGATCCCGGCGCTGCCCGGGTTCGGGTTCTCCGGCCCGGTGACGGACACCGGCTGGACCACGAACCGCATCGCACGGGCGTGGGCGGAGCTCATGCGCAGGCTGGGGTACGAGCGGTTCGCGGCGCAGGGCGGGGACATCGGGTCCGGGGTGTCCGCCGAGCTCGGCCGGGTCGCGCCGGACCGGGTGATCGGCGTGCACGTCAACGGCAGCGCCGACAACCTGCCCCCGCTCCCGATGCCCGACGAGGAGCGCGCCTCGCTCACCGACCTCGAGCGCGACCGTGTGGCCAGGGTGGAGGCGTTCATGCGGGAGGAGTTCGGCTACATCGCGATCCAGTCGACGCGCCCGCAGACCATGGGCTACGGGCTGGTCGACTCCCCCGTCGCATTGCTGGCGTGGATCATGGACAAGTTCCGCGAGTGGACCCACCCGCGGCACGTCCTGCCCGACGAGATCGTCGACCGGGACCGGCTGCTCACCAACGTGATGCTCTACTGGCTCACCGGCACCGCGGGCTCGGCCGCCTACGTCGGTTACGCGCAGGGTGGGGACTGGGAGCCGAGGGCGAACTCCGGGGTGCCGACCGGTGTGATCGTGTTCGCCCACGACATCGGCATCCGCCGGTACTCGGAGCAGTCGGCCACGATCGTGCGCTGGACCGACGTCGACCGCGGCGGGCACTTCGCCGCGCTCGAGGAGCCGGAACTGCTCGTCGCGGACGTGCGGGACTTCTTCCGGTCGCTGCGCTGA
- a CDS encoding helix-turn-helix transcriptional regulator, protein MLETSARLLRLLSLLQMPREWAGAELAERLDVDVRTVRRDVDKLRALGYPVHAARGLAGYRLGAGSTLPPLLLDDEEAVAVAVGMRTAASGGVAGIEESSLRALTKLETVLPSRLRHRVEGLSAVTVTIPPGAATVDPDVLMAVAAAARAHEQLRFDYRNQDGGETLRRTEPHRLVHAGRRWYLLAWDLDRGDWRTFRVDRMRPRIPTGPRFVPRELPEDLPGHVGRGITTRAYRYRARFTLHVPITVAADRIAPTVGTLQAIDERSCTLHAGSDSLDELALHVGLFGFPFEVHEPPELVAHVRELAVRLAAAADRP, encoded by the coding sequence ATGTTGGAGACCTCCGCGCGCCTGCTCCGCCTCCTGTCGCTCCTGCAGATGCCGCGCGAGTGGGCGGGGGCCGAGCTCGCCGAACGCCTCGACGTCGACGTGCGCACCGTGCGGCGCGACGTCGACAAGCTGCGCGCGCTCGGCTACCCGGTGCACGCCGCACGCGGGCTGGCCGGCTACCGCCTCGGGGCGGGCAGCACGCTGCCCCCGCTACTGCTCGACGACGAGGAGGCGGTGGCCGTCGCGGTCGGGATGCGGACCGCGGCGAGCGGCGGCGTGGCCGGCATCGAGGAGTCCTCGCTCCGGGCACTGACCAAGCTCGAGACCGTGCTGCCGTCCCGGCTCCGGCACCGCGTCGAAGGGCTGAGCGCCGTGACCGTGACCATCCCGCCGGGTGCCGCGACCGTGGACCCCGACGTGCTGATGGCCGTGGCGGCCGCGGCCCGGGCGCACGAACAGCTGCGGTTCGACTACCGCAACCAGGACGGCGGCGAGACACTGCGGCGCACCGAGCCCCACCGGCTCGTGCACGCAGGGCGGCGCTGGTACCTGCTCGCGTGGGACCTCGACCGCGGCGACTGGCGCACGTTCCGGGTCGACCGCATGCGCCCGCGCATCCCGACCGGTCCCCGGTTCGTCCCGCGCGAGCTGCCCGAGGATCTTCCCGGACACGTCGGGCGCGGAATCACCACGCGCGCCTACCGCTACCGGGCCCGCTTCACGCTGCACGTCCCGATCACGGTTGCCGCCGACCGCATCGCGCCGACGGTCGGCACCTTGCAGGCGATCGACGAGCGGTCCTGCACGCTGCACGCGGGCTCGGACTCCCTCGACGAGCTCGCCCTCCACGTCGGGCTCTTCGGCTTCCCGTTCGAGGTGCACGAGCCCCCTGAGCTCGTCGCGCACGTCCGGGAGCTGGCGGTGCGCCTCGCTGCGGCCGCCGATCGGCCGTAA
- a CDS encoding response regulator transcription factor has translation MRAVIAEDSVLLRDGLAHILRRSGWEVAAEVGDADALIAAVEREAPDLAVTDVRMPPRFTDEGLVAALELRRRRPGFPVLVLSHHVEQGCAAELVRSGRGIGYLLKDRVGDVAEFASAVREVAGGGTVLDPEVVRRLLTRSPVAALTPREREVLALIAQGRSNAAVARRLVVTEAAVAKHVNSILTKLDLPPAPDDHRRVLAVLAFLGVQRNAAGSR, from the coding sequence GTGCGCGCGGTGATCGCCGAGGACTCGGTGCTGCTGCGCGACGGGCTCGCCCACATCCTGCGGCGGTCCGGTTGGGAGGTGGCCGCCGAGGTCGGCGACGCGGACGCGTTGATCGCCGCGGTCGAGCGCGAAGCCCCGGACCTCGCGGTCACCGACGTGCGGATGCCGCCCCGGTTCACCGACGAGGGCCTCGTCGCCGCGCTCGAGCTGCGCAGGCGCAGGCCCGGCTTCCCGGTGCTCGTGCTCTCTCACCACGTCGAGCAGGGCTGCGCCGCGGAGCTGGTCCGCAGCGGGCGCGGCATCGGCTACCTGCTCAAGGACCGGGTCGGCGACGTGGCGGAGTTCGCGTCGGCGGTGAGGGAGGTGGCGGGTGGTGGCACCGTGCTCGACCCGGAGGTCGTACGCCGGCTGCTCACCCGCTCGCCGGTCGCCGCGCTCACCCCGCGGGAGCGCGAGGTGCTGGCGCTCATCGCGCAGGGACGGTCGAACGCGGCCGTCGCGCGCCGGCTCGTCGTCACCGAGGCCGCGGTGGCCAAGCACGTCAACTCGATCCTGACGAAGCTCGACCTGCCGCCCGCACCGGACGACCACCGCCGGGTGCTGGCGGTGCTCGCGTTCCTCGGGGTTCAGCGGAACGCGGCCGGCTCGAGGTGA
- a CDS encoding sensor histidine kinase, giving the protein MTSLRIGCSVLQAWVTAAVGLLLVVDLVALAGSLVLAVIPQTAPFETGWFGPRPPLAQVGLGVTALLFLPVLARLAATLTRRPAVGALLDAQRRRIERDLHDGAQLRLTAVTMALGVARVEEDAPAVRAQLDRAYDQARLALAELRELVHGLHPREGLGPALAALAERSAVPLDVAVALRARPPAEVEAAAWFVATEAVANVAKHSGAGRAWVRCTQRAGVLHVEVGDDGRGGADPHGGTGLSGLAERVALLGGRLRVHSPQGGPTVLTAELPCAR; this is encoded by the coding sequence GTGACCAGCCTGCGGATCGGGTGCTCGGTGCTGCAGGCATGGGTCACCGCCGCCGTCGGGCTGCTGCTCGTGGTGGACCTCGTCGCGCTGGCCGGGTCGCTGGTCCTGGCCGTGATCCCGCAGACCGCGCCGTTCGAGACCGGCTGGTTCGGCCCTCGTCCGCCGCTCGCACAGGTCGGCCTCGGCGTCACCGCGTTGCTGTTCCTCCCGGTGCTCGCCCGGCTGGCCGCCACGCTCACCCGACGTCCCGCGGTCGGTGCGCTGCTCGACGCGCAGCGGAGGCGGATCGAACGCGACCTGCACGACGGCGCGCAGCTGCGGCTCACCGCCGTCACGATGGCGCTGGGGGTCGCACGCGTCGAGGAGGACGCGCCTGCCGTGCGAGCCCAGCTCGATCGCGCGTACGACCAGGCCCGGCTGGCGCTCGCCGAGCTGCGGGAGCTGGTGCACGGTCTGCACCCGCGCGAGGGCCTGGGTCCGGCGCTCGCCGCGCTGGCCGAGCGGTCCGCCGTCCCCCTCGACGTCGCAGTCGCCCTGCGCGCCCGGCCGCCCGCGGAGGTCGAGGCGGCGGCGTGGTTCGTCGCCACGGAGGCGGTCGCGAACGTCGCCAAGCACAGCGGGGCCGGTCGGGCCTGGGTGCGGTGCACGCAGCGGGCGGGTGTGCTGCACGTCGAGGTGGGCGACGACGGACGCGGCGGCGCCGACCCGCACGGGGGAACGGGGCTGTCCGGCCTGGCGGAGCGGGTGGCGCTGCTCGGCGGCCGGCTGCGCGTGCACAGCCCGCAGGGCGGGCCCACCGTGCTCACCGCGGAGCTGCCGTGCGCGCGGTGA
- a CDS encoding endonuclease V, which produces MPATPDEAAAEQERLRPLVDTTGPGPSDLRTVAGIDVAHRDGTDDVVAAVVVLDAVSLRPVETRTACGRAGHPYEPGFLALRELPAVSAALEALERVPDLIVCDGAGVAHPRRFGLACHVGLLTGVSTIGVAKSPPMPFEMPKPARGSWTPQVDGDEVVGRALRTQHGVQPVFVSVGHRIGLDAACDQVLRLARHRLPETTRRADRLARDAALRL; this is translated from the coding sequence ATGCCGGCGACTCCCGACGAGGCCGCGGCGGAGCAGGAGCGGCTGCGCCCGCTCGTCGACACCACCGGCCCCGGCCCCTCGGATCTGCGCACGGTGGCCGGCATCGACGTGGCGCACCGCGACGGCACCGACGACGTCGTGGCCGCGGTCGTCGTGCTGGACGCCGTCAGCCTGCGACCGGTCGAGACCCGCACGGCGTGTGGCCGCGCCGGCCACCCTTACGAGCCCGGCTTCCTCGCCCTGCGCGAGCTGCCCGCCGTCAGCGCGGCGCTGGAGGCGCTGGAGCGCGTCCCCGACCTGATCGTGTGCGACGGCGCGGGCGTCGCGCACCCGCGCCGCTTCGGCCTCGCCTGCCACGTCGGGCTGCTCACCGGCGTGTCGACCATCGGCGTGGCGAAGTCGCCGCCGATGCCGTTCGAGATGCCGAAGCCTGCGCGCGGCTCGTGGACTCCGCAGGTCGACGGCGACGAGGTGGTCGGGAGGGCGCTGCGCACGCAGCACGGTGTGCAGCCGGTGTTCGTGTCGGTGGGCCACCGCATCGGGCTCGACGCCGCGTGCGACCAGGTGCTGCGGCTCGCCCGCCACCGCCTGCCGGAGACCACCCGCCGAGCGGATCGGCTGGCCCGCGATGCGGCGTTGCGGTTGTAG
- a CDS encoding helix-turn-helix domain-containing protein produces MDDELDAVLGAVGPRLRAIRKRRGLTITDVAATTGISASTLSRLESGGRRPNLELLLPLARVYGVPLDELVGAPQTGDPRVHFRPVRRHGMTHIPLSRRAGGVRAFKMIIPARTDDPDPKAHEGYEWLYVLDGSLRLLLGDNDLVLGPGEAAEFDTHVPHWLSSAGPGPVELLVLFGAQGERAHLRVRPRVTAR; encoded by the coding sequence GTGGACGACGAACTGGATGCGGTGCTCGGCGCGGTCGGGCCGCGGTTGCGGGCCATCCGCAAGCGCCGCGGCCTGACGATCACCGACGTGGCGGCGACGACCGGGATCTCGGCGAGCACGCTGTCCCGGCTCGAGAGCGGGGGACGCAGGCCGAACCTGGAGCTGCTCCTGCCGCTCGCGCGCGTGTACGGCGTGCCCCTCGACGAGCTCGTCGGGGCGCCGCAGACCGGCGACCCGCGCGTGCACTTCCGTCCGGTGCGCCGGCACGGGATGACCCACATCCCGCTGAGCAGGCGCGCCGGCGGGGTGCGGGCCTTCAAGATGATCATCCCGGCTCGCACGGACGACCCCGACCCGAAGGCCCACGAGGGGTACGAGTGGCTCTACGTCCTCGACGGCAGCCTCCGGCTCCTGCTCGGCGACAACGACCTCGTGCTCGGCCCGGGCGAGGCCGCGGAGTTCGACACGCACGTCCCGCACTGGCTCTCCTCCGCAGGCCCCGGCCCGGTGGAGCTCCTGGTGTTGTTCGGTGCACAGGGGGAGCGGGCCCACCTGCGCGTTCGGCCGCGCGTCACCGCGCGGTGA